The following DNA comes from Vigna radiata var. radiata cultivar VC1973A chromosome 4, Vradiata_ver6, whole genome shotgun sequence.
tttttttataaatgctTAGACACTCGACCTAacaaatgattataaaagataatttcttttaaggTGTTATCCAGAATGTACGCTTCAGAGAATTTGTACGAACTTTCCTTGTTGAAGAATAATCGTTTAATGCAATGTACATAGTGATATATGATTAACTCTTATGCTAACTGAAATCACAGGAAAACACTAGAGTGGGGTGAATagtgttttaaaacttttttcgCAAAGCATCATCTAATGGATTtgcaagaggggggtgaatagtgttttaaaaaaaaattcgcAAAGCATCATTTAATGGATTTGCAAGAGATATATGATCCAAGGAATATACTGAGACATTGGTTTTTATAAAGGGCGTGTATTGGAAAATGTTTCAAGGAGTAATGTAGTAACAcaaattttatactagttcattCAACCTGAGCTATATGCAGTTCTCCCTTAAGAAATTTTAAGGGGTTCTACTAATCGTGAAGATGATTATACAAGTTCTATGTCTCCAAGTTTACAACAAGTATTCGTACCACTTCTGGTTTACCCCATCAAGACAACTAGTTTGAGTTTAACCACTCCTGGCATACAAGTATTTTAACCACTTCTTGTATCAACCCTAGATAATTTTCTAGACTGTTTAACTCAACTAAGCTAAaaactaagtgttttaattctcttcagaatatCCAACAAAAACTAGTGTTATGACTGCAAATACAAGTTGGTAACTCTCAAATAGAGGATAATTTCAATACAAGGAAATCTAAGAACATGCAAAGTTATTTCTATTAGATATTTAACTTTAGAGGGTATAGAGACAAAGTATCAACAAGCTTGTATGAGCATTCAAAAGTTCTCTATGGTATCCTCATTGTCTTCTCTTCAAGTGTTCGTCTATTTTAGCTTTCATTTATATATGTTCGTTAGACAAAGAATGTTGACTTTATGTGGAGTTGGTAGCCTTTTTGAGAAGTTAGACTCAAGTCTACTTTGTAGAGGTACAATGCTTTGTCATAGCTTTTATCAAAATGTAACTTGTACGATCTGTTAGAGCATAATTCTTCAAGGAAAATATTTTGAGAATGTTCTTCATATTTCTCAATGTCTATCTTGTGTTCAATGATTCTAATCAAGTCTTTGTACTTTTATGAtctgcatgaacattgataaacGTTAAGTTGTATTGCGTGTTCAAAACATTCTATCATTTGTCAACTCATTAGAGCAAAGTTGTAAGGATGATTTGTAGTATGTTGGATACAATCTTATGTGTTTTCTTAACAAGAAGGTCATTAGtcattctcttttgtttttcttaataagAAGATCAATTACCACATATCTAGGTATTGTTTGCTTTAGAGACTAGAGTTTCGTCatagttttatctttaaaagatGTCTTGAAGGGTAAAAAGAGAAAGGAGTATTTAAACTACACTTGGCCTCGACTCCTAAGTGATGTGGAACAATGCTTATTTGAGAAGACTTAATGCGTGCTCTTTTTATTTGTGAAGGTTTAATTATTGTTCTTCTATTTATGTGCTATTTTGGGAGGTATCGTGTTATATGCTccttgataaaaaatattatagggAGAAAATGATTGTTTTTATATGTCCTTTTTGGGCAGTTTGCTTCTTGCCCCAGGGTTCCATTATGTCTTTGATTGGACCATTTTGAAATATCCAAATCTCATTTATGCCATTGAAAGTGATAGCATGTTATCTCATTGTATTATAGTTGATTGCTTGTTAAGATTAGGTTAATTCAGTGTGGAAGTGACCCTTACAAGGTCTTATTGGCCACAAATGTTGTGGGGACTTGTAATTTTTGGCAAGCTAAAACAATATAGACCATGTTACAAGGTGAAGCATTGTTTCATGTAGCTAAAAATCATTGTGATGTGGATTCTAACAACGAGACTAAGTgaaatgttgtttaatttttttacataatttaattttatcttttaggaagattgaaattgaattttttataactattgcAATAGTATGTCACCTTGATTGAACCTactaaaactaataattatgattattgtatatattttttaaaaattttggcttatttagtttttgaattatatttttaatcttgttaaatgtgatttatatttttttaaaaaaaaaataataataagataatttgaattataattttttttttgtaatatattggttctttaaatatttttcaatgcaTAAATGATGAcatgtaaaaaattaacatattactattatttttataaaagaaaattgtatatgtttttaacttatttatttttgtgaaaatgaatatggatattcaaaatttgttagaaaCATTCTTGAGAAAGAGTAtcactttttctaaaaaaaaaaaatcggtGGAAAATTGTCTATTGGGACATCATATCCTTTCTCACTAAAAATGTCGGTAGGGAATTATccattaaacttaaaattttgtgaaaaatgttttctaagAGTATATTAGCCATGAATTTTAGTTCGTGACAAAATTATagggaaaaatatatattatccaCGGATTTTGAGTGTTTTccataaattttaacaattaaaaactttgatttttcttgtaAACATTCTTAACTATAATGGATAAATCTAAAGTTATATTTCTAGATCCACATATTGGTACATTATCACCATTTTCAATTGTAATGAGTTGTTCTTTAGTCATTTACACACGGATTCAAGAACTTAAGAAAACAAGTCATGTAATTAATTGTTCCTGAATCAAGAATTCATACATCTTAAGACAAAAGGCCAATAGTGATTAAGGTACTCTTACTTTTCATGATAGGGTATATGATCtcaatgattaatttaattattgctCTAAAATGATCAAATTTCTCTTTGAAAGCTTTCATACCCAACatagaaaaacacaaaacaaagagATAATCAAGATTCAATCTTTATCTCTTTAATTtgcaacaaaaaattatattggcAAAATAATTGAATCAAAGTCAAATGAGATTTCACACCTTCTTGGTGGTCAAGAGGTCTCCATAACTCTATCAATGGTAGCAATGAGTGGGGCACACCTTTTTAGTTCACCAACAACCTCACGGTAAACAAGAATAACATGTGTTAACAAGGCTTCCAAGATTGGGATCTACGATATCAACTTGtactatataaaaatgaaaaattatattgataGCAATCATACTAATtacattttcttcatctttatttataattatcataatcttttaaaaaaggaaatcaatatatgttaaaatgaaTAGGAAATTTCTAAAgacatttttcttaattattatattgagaatttttttatacaaaaaatttgttatttctaGGAAACAATTATAGCAACTTTGAACACACGTCACACATATTTTGATGAATATTCATGTCACACTTCAACAACATCTAACTATTATTTTTCAGTTCATGATCCTTTTGATGAccttaggtatgtttacctgGAGCGCCTCAAATACCATGATTACCATCATAGATACACCATCATCGTGACTATCCCAATCATGAACAACACCATAAGCATCACAATACCATAAACCCCACAATGGAAAGAGTTTATCTCACTTTTGTACCCTACCTCACTGTCATTCCTACAACCCACCTATAGCCCCTCTTATAGGACATATGTAGCCTCCCCTACAAATCTGATCAAGTAGTCTCGCAATCCAGCTAAGGAACGTGTACTCCTACCACACAAGGACAAGAACCACACCTTCACCCCCACACAAGGAAGACTCAATACCCAAGCAACCCTTCCAAAACAAAGGAAGCACCTATCCGTAGATAACACCAGGATTTATGaggtacaacaagtagactTATCCTCCACTCTCATGTTCATCAATCACATACTCAAGTACACCCCTAACACTCACTCATGCTCCAATCCTCAACCACAAGTTAAACTTAATCCTAAACATAACCACTAACATCAATATCTGATTATCATCACTTTCCACAGCTCCTCAGGCTTGGACCACGTccatttttcatcaaattctccatttttcacaaaaatgcactgaagataatcaattatctcagTGAAAAATTACCCAAAAAATCACGTAGAaatagataattgattatcattccagataatcgattattcctgaaaccAAACTCAACATCGACGtgcagataatcaattatcactaatgataatcgattattgtcgaaACGAAGCACATCTTGAACATGATTCAAGCATTCAAGCACATATACATCAACCCTAGATCACGTGAACATATACTTAAGACATCATTCATGCATTGAAGCATCACATACCCTTGTAAACATATTGAAACACATACAATACAACACTTGAATCATTCAAAACCAATTATTCTGCATATGATTATCACTACACccttaaaacatatatttgcatGGAAACTCCTAAGCATCATAACTTTATTCTCCCTTAGCATCAAATCCTCTATtgggataacccaacaaaacatacataatacattCATAGGGAAAACCCATAACAAATAATACATAAACCCTATGCCCGTGCATACACAAACTCTTACCTAACAATAACCacaaataatcataatcatatacaCATGCATCAAAAACAAGGATTATCAATCAAGATAATCAAGAACACATAACATAcatcaacaaacaaacaaaggtaAGTTTTCCCATACCTTGACCAATATTAAGGCTTTATCTAAAACCCCAAAACACCATCAATCTTCCTTTGCACTAAGAGTTTTGTtgctttctctcttcttctcccaAAAATGCATATCTTCTCTCTTCCTCTGCTTTCTCTCTTTGATTTAgaatttctagggtttctaaaaCACCCCCCTCTCTCTATAAATCAACCAAACTCTATCTCTAATATCTTTTGTacagataatgatactttgacaacatttttttgacaacattttaacatattctacgtttcattttatgattggtcgaaaattactccacaatcaataataataatcataaacaccgaCATGGaacaatcacagaatgacatgtAGATGACATTAAAATGTTGTcgaaaaaaagttgtcaaaaaaatattgtcaaagtatcattatctttttttacctataataatttattttatcctaatttattatgataagtatatcaataatatgttattatgattattattattataattattattataattattattattattatctaataataatatctaattacaTCCAATAATATCTTAAGATATCTTTTAATtagaaatatcttttaaaatgtctaaCAATGtctaataataattctttttctaataataatatctcttttaatctttaaatccATCAAGATTATATctcctattttcatttaactaattttcaaaataacaattaaatcttttgaaagatttacataatatctttttattaatttttcatattatttaatttgaatttttttctttctacactCCTCTATTTTGATTTCTTACACCTAGTTAATATGAAGTAAAAGACTCTTTTGTCCTagaccaaaatataaatataatgaaaaaaaaagaacataataatgttaattatgtCTTAACAATATGTAAACTCAATCACACAATTTGTTAACCAAAACACAAAAGTCTCCAAACTACCTTATTTCTAATACTCCTAATTTTTTCGGATCTTACAAAATTAACTACTTTTACATGgactaaaaatgaataatttaatttatttgttaattttgttttcatataatTGAGTCATATTTCCTATATTACCgtcaattaaatttattaagaatggTGATTACGttgtaaaaaaagaataattagcAACATTAACTAGGATTTAGGAATTGAAATCTATATACATTTAAATCCACATTACATATATGTTTTGCTTACATTTGAATCTAGAAGAAGTAATAGTCTAAATTGCTTGCATATTTGATTTGGAAGAAACTAAACTCATTTCAACTGCCTAAATTGTCTTTATTATACACATGTGAGCATACAACACCTTACTACAACAACACGTCTTCAACGGTCTTCTCATGAGAAACTATATTGAGTTTAGGAAGTGAGAAAGAGCCTTAACTTGATCTTCGATAATAATATCTGTAAAGAAATTGAAGATGTTATATGATAGAGTATccaaataaatttatgttcaCATAAATCTAATCATGATGAGTGAGCATGGATGAAGAGTGAGAGCATTACACATATATATTGATGTTGTAAATGGAAGCATATTTTCTGAGGAGTCGTTCTATGGTGTACCACTCAGAACGATCAGATCCATCTTGATAACCAATTCGTGGCATGTGCATTGATGCTTTAcagaataataaaaagaattttatatcAGCGTGTTTCAATTGTCAAATTATAATCATACATTAACAGATATTATTTTGAAGTAATTGTCAAAAAGAACATATAGCTGAATGTCCGAAGAATGATTTCCAAGCCACAAACAGAAAAAAGGGTTAGTATATAGTATATGCCACGTATATACTAACCTATAGCAACGTAACCTATAGCAATTGGGAACAATTTTCCTAACAATTATGAGATAAAGATGACTTCACAATAATGAGATTATGCCACACTTCGatacattattaaatatattttccttttcaggTTATGTATTCTCTTATATGATTGATATGATACATGGTAAATATGCAAGATCAAAGTATTGCAGCAGTGGAAAAACAATTCAGTAATTAAATGTAAATGAATCATCAAAATTAACTTTATGCGTCGAACAAATTCGTTAATAATCACATGCTGTACACAATAAGCAAAGAAAAtgacaatataataaattataaaagtaaatggaagattaaatattaattaaataaatgtggAAGCATGTTACCAGAATTCTGAGCTGCTGAGAATGCTGCCTTAGATAAGCAGCTTTCCAAATGGGGAAGTGAGATTTCACTGCGTGGAATTTTGCGCCTTGGATTATATGATTGAACCACAGCTAAAGCAATCATCTTGGGAGTATTTCCAGTCATATCTTGTTCTTGACAACCATCTACAAGTAACAAGACACCAATATAGCAGACACGACCATACACACATATTCATCACGTCACAGATTAAACACATGCGAGAAAAGCTCTTCAGAAATTATTTACTATCTGCTGTTTTGAACACAAAATAAGTTAATCAAGACTAGCCTATTTTTGTACAAAACTGTTCATAATGCATCAGTCAGAACTTAAAAAAAGAAGCAATCTCCCCTCAATAATCAGTCAAACATGCCCGTACACCAAAGACCCTAAACTTCACTGGCTAATGTtgcatttttttaacataaagaACACAATCACATAATTCATCACGTAGATTGTAGTAACAGAAATGAGCCCCGTGTCACCTCACCTTGTAGAGGAACAAAAATATTCCAGACAACATGATAGGTCTTGGAAGGTTTACCATAGAAAAAATCAACACGACAGTTAGTAAGTGATGGTTAGGAGAGTTAGGGAGAGTTTCATAGCAGTTAAGGGTTGTTTTTCTTTAGCAGTTGACAGTTTTCtttgttagttatgttttgtttatgtCTTTTAAGGAGATGGATCTGTATTTTGGTGGTTGTTGAGTGTTTTATTTCTGAACAGGGACTGTCCAGTGTAAAAGGGAATGTTTTTCCTAGGATGTTGTTGAAtgctttttgtatttttcattcaataaattgTTGCCTCACTGAGGTTTCTTATCTCAGTTtgtgattgtttattttgagATAGAATTAAGGTTTCTTGTCACCAAGAAACCTAACACAACAATAGGTAAAAGTTACGTGGTCAGCATTATTTCTCTAAAAAAGACTGAACTACTTCACTGAAACTTTCAAACAAATTATGGTAACATAGAATAAGACAAAATGTACTCTTGCACAATGTGAAAAAAGGTAATAGGTAATGAAATCCAGACAAATAGGCATGGAGATGACATTGAGAgagaatattatataataattgagaaaaattCCGTTCTGCTAGGAAAATGCAAGGAGTTAAGGTTGCCCACTTGTAGGTCAGGGTAGCATTGACATATATTCACTGGCGTGAAGCAATCTATGCAATCCATATAGacttaacataattattttgaatcaCTATAGATCTCACCATCAAGCCTTATAAGATGCAGATCACCAAGATGCAGATCCCCATGCTCAGAAGCCCGTTCATATGCATCACCAATGCTTGTAGAAAGTTTGGACAGTGCATCAAACATTCCACCGTGGCCCCAATGTCCAGACGTGTCAACACAGCTGTAAAAACAGACTAAATATTTAcagttaattttgaaataaactaCTTCGTCAACACAAAGCAGTTTGTGAATCATAGTTATTGGAGCATGTGAAACTTCTAATCTTAATTTCTTTATCACCATATTGTTTTTCAGTTGGAAAAGAGAGtgactttattattttcatttatatcaaTTATGTTTTCCTTGCCTCTATTTGTAGCAACAATATACTGAAATAAAGAAACAATATactgaaaaataatatagaatatCCAACAAATTAAGTCCAATAGCAGCTGATAGTAGGTCACATATTAAGTCCAACAAACATCACCAAGATAGACTTTGATAATGTTatagaaagtgagttttaaacctaattcaatgtGACACATTTTGTTCtaacatttatagttttattgtaTCTTCAATTGACTTTTAATAGgtttgatttttgtattttaaccATTTTCTGTTCTTTGTAATAAATTTGGCTTGTGCTGACATATATATCTTACTTTCATATTTTTAGCAATCTAATCTTTGGGTACTGTTTTGCCTTTAACTTGAGCTATAGGTATTATTTTTTGCTTACCACTTTTGCATTGTTTCTTCACTTCCAATGCTTCAAAAATCCACATGATTTGCTGGTTTTAGAATTTCCTGGTATTTTTTAGGATCTTTTAAAGTTctgaaataatatataacttttaatgtCAAAACATTTCTAATTGGGCTCAGAACTACAACAAAGGCCCATTCTATCACTAAtcaaagcctataaatagactaatCAAGCTCTTATTAGGaacttttaattcatttttccattttcagaTTTGAGAgctctttttctcttgttttctctttttcctctccTAGTCTTTCTATGTTTATATTTGTTAGGAGTTGGGGGGGTTTATGTGAGAAGGAATAGAAAGGGAGATACCTAATTGTTTGGGCAGTTAAGAAGAACGGGGTATTAGCCTTGTATAAATAGCTAACTGAATAGTTGTGCATAGTTAGTTGATTGTTTTGTAAAGAGTCGAACAGGAATCTAATATTCCTGAGggggaggttatgctctcaCAGTTACATACTCTGTATACTTTCTATCAATACAAGAATTGATCATTCTTTCTTCTGGTTTGGGTGTGTTGTGTGCCTAATTGTCTGTGTGAGTGGGTTCTTGAAAGAGGAACCTAACAATATTCCTCTTCTATTTTGCATGTATTGATTATTATCACCAAGGATCATGCATTCTGCTATGGAAGCTAGAAAGCCTAAGATCAATTCTTCACTACGGTTTTGCAATTAATTGAACGTTGAATCCGAATAAAGAATTAtgtgttttagttttcttaatttGGCTTCTTAATTCTGTttcttatttcaaatttcaattttcgtTTCAACTCAAAGTAAAAATCCCCTGCGTTTATGTAGCAATTCTTAACACCTAAATGTGTTCTTTAAATTGTTAATGACTAATGATTCTATGGAAAGAACCTAGGTTTGTTCTAATCTAGCTACATTTTAGTGTTAATTGCAAAGTGATATTTCCACCCACAACCCATAAGTTGGctattatttaattgatgtggGATCTCCAATATTTTTACCTTGGCCATATCTATGGTATTAGTCATTATAGGATCTTGACACATTTCAACCTACAACATTGTATAGTTCTCTTGCACCTATCATCTCTATCAAAACTATGTTGCTCATTATGTATTTTaggaagttttttattttatctttgctATAGTTTAGTTCCTTATTACAGGTATATCTTGCAAATAATACTACGATTATGTGTTTAAAAACAATTGCATTGCATGGACTTGTTTCCTTATAATTAATATTCTATATTTCCTAAAATAACCACCTTGCAATGGCCTCATCGttgaaatatttaagaaatatattattctttctaATTTGAGATTCTCCGATGTTCTCTTCTATTCCTTCTCAATATTTACATTATAGACTTATGCCAATAACTAAATGCCAACAATAAAGCTACATTACAGGAAGTAGATCTGTGCTAATACAaggtaataaaagaaaatctatACAGAGAAAAAACTGCTATTCTATTCTAAAGTACTGTACACAATACTGCTTAATAATAGTGAAATCTGTAAAATGCTTCCAAAATCTCCTTGGGATTGGGGACAATCaggaaaattaaaaaggaaaaaaatcaacaattttactataaaatatttatcatgcAACAGAGAATGCTACCAAAACCGAAGAAAGCTCACACAGAAAGCTGGGACATCACAACAAAAAGCTGCAGTGAGgcaaaaaaagaaagttgaccTGAAAATCATAGCTGGTTCAGATGAACAAACATTTGATGGAGCTGTACAATCTCCATACACAAAATGAACGGACCCAGTAGCTGATGTAATATCATTGTCTGTTTGGGTGAGAGGGTATTTTACATTCAATGATTGATATCCAAGAGCTTTCCACCTGGATAGCTTCTTTTCCTCTGCCTTCTTCATTGCAGACTCAAGTTTTAGACTCTTTTCCTCTTGTGAGTTTCTTTTGCTCCTCCAATCCATAATTGAGTTGCAACTTGACTTAGACACTTCCTCAAACTTGTTAACCCAAGAAAGATATGAAGCCTCATCAAGACCAAGATCGTGAGAAAAAGTAGTACCTCCTTCCTTAACATCATCACCTTGTAAAATGTTTCTTGGATTGACCTCAAATTTCCTATCATCCATATCCCGTATTTGTTTGTCACGCAACGCAAGCACCTTGTCAGCCATAACACCAATTTCTGATAAGTTCATATCCCTATGATTTGCGTCAGTAATCTCAGTGGGATCTAACATACGTAAACCAAATATGATGGATTTCAAATCTCCAGTTCCAACTTCAGATGTTTCTTCATCATCATGTTTGAGCATGTTATCACCAGTAACATTGATACTCAGAAGCAATTTTCTTTCTGCCCTCCTCATAATTACCTACAGACATGAATTCCTAGAGAATATGTAACACCTCTATTATcatagaataaaaatttataacaaacaCCAACATACTTCCTCCACTGTCTTCTCTGTAACAAGGTTTATGCACAACACATGGTTCATCTGGCCAATTCTATGTGCTCTCTGCAAAGCTTGCTTGTCCACCTGAGGATTCCAATCTTGCTCATAGAATATAACCTAGAGAATGACATGCCAGAGTAAATTGTCAAGTATGTTTTAAAGTTGCAGGTGATAACTTAAACTTACAATGCTTAAACCATCCAGTTAAAGAATCGGGAGTCCTATTTCTATGGATTTTATGGTTCATTTAAAAGGGTTATTTTTCATTCTCCCATAATTCTGGGATGGTTTCCAAACATGCTAGTGCATGTCACAACCATATTTTCACCTTTAAGATCACAAACATGAAATTCatgtttaagaaaataacaaGACAGTAGGTCTGGTTGGAAGAGCTTATTTGCAAGGTTTTAAAAAGGTCCATCATCTTAAGAACCaaaataaatagaagataaaaaCTTATGAATGTActcaatatttcttaaaatagatgataaaaagttataaatatacttaaaatagaagaaaataaatcagTAATCAGGCTCCAATTCAGTGTACGTTGAAAGCTTGTCAGAACTCACAGTATCAGCAGCCACAAGATTCAAACCAACTCCCCCTGCTCGTGTTGAGATCATAAACACAAATGCTCCATTTTGTTCAGCTTCAGAAGTCAAGCCTGAAGTAGCTGATGAGCTACTGAAACTTCTTATAGCAGCAAAGCGCTCCTCAGCCCTAATTGATCCATCAAGACGCTCATACGAATACTTTCGCAACTCCAGAAAATCCTATATgagaataaaaagatatttcatCAATATAGTCCCGTAACTATTACAAAGCACTTAATCCAGGTAGAAAAATCTTACTTGCAAGATGTCAAGTGTATGGGTCATCTGAGCAAAAAGAAGAACACGGTGTCCAGAATAATGTAACTTCTGAAGAAGTTGGTCCAGAATAAGTAGTTTACCACTGGCCTGATAGAGCAAAACGAGCTAAGTGTATATAGTGAATAAAACTCTCAAATTtagaaagaataatatatttcttctatatttCAATGATGAGGCCATTAGATCTACAGATACATGGGCGAGCTGGTTAATTAACGAAATATAGAGAGCTAATTCTAAAGAGACAAATCCATGTAATTATGGGATTGTTTTAAATACATGATCCTAGTATTAATAGCAAGATATACTtgtaataaagaataaaattatagcAAGGATAGAATTAAAAACTTCCCAAAATACATAATGAGCACCATGGTTTCAACAAAAACCCTGGGGTTGTGAGAACCATTATTGTCTCTTTCAAAATGAACTAGCTATtacttagaaaaagaaaatcaatattttagtTCTTGCCTTTTGACCTAGTAAATATATAGGACAGTAGAATTTGACagtatatttcttttttgttgatCTTGGAAAAATTGTCAAAGCGATTTCATAAATCCAATATGTAAGGTCTTCAAGCAAAGATAGTGTTTGAAGACCACTCATCTAGAACTTTTGAAGTGGGTATTTTAATgttgttaagaagtggactttaagcctaactcaaccccacaaaaccagcttgcATGATGAGATTTGCACCactaatatattctaaatttgcCTTAGCtctcgatgtgggacttccaacacaccctccTCATGCCGAGATATATATATCTTGTGCATGGGACTAGGCATTTATGAGTGGTCAAATAGTGGCTTGTTAACGAGTgaaacaatatgtccaacaaacaacaaatattgctaggataggctctaacaaCGGCTCTCATACCATGTtaaagtggactttaagcctaactcaatcccacgaAACAGGCTTGTAAGATAAGgtttatatactctaaattggccttatctccaatcgatgtggaacttccaacaaatGTCTTAGGAAATATGATAGGATATAATATGATAGGTTATAATGGGTAATAAGTGCAGGAGAGAGAAAACAGTTTAGGAATTAATTGTTGTTGGGTAGTTAGAAGTGGGTTGCCTCGATAAGAAGGCAAGGGGGGTCTGGTAGAGAGGATAGCTTTTGAGTATTCTTTTGTAGAGAAATGAACATTTGTCCTGTGGAGGGGGATTAGGCTCCCGTTAGTGCTATATGTGTACACTGTTTCAATAGCAATACAGAAACCCATTCCTTTTAGAGTTTGAGTtcttgtttgtgtgtgtgagtgCTTGAAGTCAGATAGGT
Coding sequences within:
- the LOC106758651 gene encoding probable helicase CHR10 isoform X4 — translated: MGLGKTLQAISFLSYLKVCRLSEGPFLVICPLSVTEGWVSEIVKFTPKLTVFKYVGDKENRRNLRMKIHEHVARQSSTMNQVLLPFDVLLTSYDIALVDQDFLSQIPWQYAIIDEAQRLKNPSSVLFNVLKDRYIMPRRLLMTGTPIQNNLSELWALMYFCMPSVFGTLDQFLSTFKDISDLSSVHDAPKVKERLNILRSVLGAFMLRRTKSKLIECGNLVLPPLTETTVLVPLVILQKKVYMSILRKELHKLLALSSGTSNPQSLQNIVIQLRKACSHPYLFPGIEPEPYEEGEHLVQASGKLLILDQLLQKLHYSGHRVLLFAQMTHTLDILQDFLELRKYSYERLDGSIRAEERFAAIRSFSSSSATSGLTSEAEQNGAFVFMISTRAGGVGLNLVAADTVIFYEQDWNPQVDKQALQRAHRIGQMNHVLCINLVTEKTVEEVIMRRAERKLLLSINVTGDNMLKHDDEETSEVGTGDLKSIIFGLRMLDPTEITDANHRDMNLSEIGVMADKVLALRDKQIRDMDDRKFEVNPRNILQGDDVKEGGTTFSHDLGLDEASYLSWVNKFEEVSKSSCNSIMDWRSKRNSQEEKSLKLESAMKKAEEKKLSRWKALGYQSLNVKYPLTQTDNDITSATGSVHFVYGDCTAPSNVCSSEPAMIFSCVDTSGHWGHGGMFDALSKLSTSIGDAYERASEHGDLHLGDLHLIRLDDGCQEQDMTGNTPKMIALAVVQSYNPRRKIPRSEISLPHLESCLSKAAFSAAQNSASMHMPRIGYQDGSDRSEWYTIERLLRKYASIYNINIYVYYYRRSS
- the LOC106758651 gene encoding probable helicase CHR10 isoform X1; the protein is MNLSYEQKLQVVSKIILDDEARAGDAPPCQEELGLRATLKPHQVEGISWLIRRYKLGVNVVLGDEMGLGKTLQAISFLSYLKVCRLSEGPFLVICPLSVTEGWVSEIVKFTPKLTVFKYVGDKENRRNLRMKIHEHVARQSSTMNQVLLPFDVLLTSYDIALVDQDFLSQIPWQYAIIDEAQRLKNPSSVLFNVLKDRYIMPRRLLMTGTPIQNNLSELWALMYFCMPSVFGTLDQFLSTFKDISDLSSVHDAPKVKERLNILRSVLGAFMLRRTKSKLIECGNLVLPPLTETTVLVPLVILQKKVYMSILRKELHKLLALSSGTSNPQSLQNIVIQLRKACSHPYLFPGIEPEPYEEGEHLVQASGKLLILDQLLQKLHYSGHRVLLFAQMTHTLDILQDFLELRKYSYERLDGSIRAEERFAAIRSFSSSSATSGLTSEAEQNGAFVFMISTRAGGVGLNLVAADTVIFYEQDWNPQVDKQALQRAHRIGQMNHVLCINLVTEKTVEEVIMRRAERKLLLSINVTGDNMLKHDDEETSEVGTGDLKSIIFGLRMLDPTEITDANHRDMNLSEIGVMADKVLALRDKQIRDMDDRKFEVNPRNILQGDDVKEGGTTFSHDLGLDEASYLSWVNKFEEVSKSSCNSIMDWRSKRNSQEEKSLKLESAMKKAEEKKLSRWKALGYQSLNVKYPLTQTDNDITSATGSVHFVYGDCTAPSNVCSSEPAMIFSCVDTSGHWGHGGMFDALSKLSTSIGDAYERASEHGDLHLGDLHLIRLDDGCQEQDMTGNTPKMIALAVVQSYNPRRKIPRSEISLPHLESCLSKAAFSAAQNSASMHMPRIGYQDGSDRSEWYTIERLLRKYASIYNINIYVYYYRRSS